One Helianthus annuus cultivar XRQ/B chromosome 7, HanXRQr2.0-SUNRISE, whole genome shotgun sequence genomic region harbors:
- the LOC110867258 gene encoding uncharacterized protein LOC110867258 — translation MVGSDGGSSSNTEKSVPNSTALQCPMLNKVNYTIWVLCIRAIFNVHGVWEAIEPGTETDVKKNNMAVALLFQSIPEEQILQVGNMKTAKEMWDALKAHHLGADRVREARLQTLMSEFEALKMKDSSTVDEFSSQLTGMSSKAASLGSIIEEQRIVKKFLSGLPRRFIHMVASVEQLVDLKTVAFDNVVGRIKAYEERIKDEELLSDNQGTQTKLMFNNSNASSSSRQTSRDSSRGRGKGWNRGRGGGGRGRNQSGQNRGS, via the coding sequence atggttggAAGTGATGGCGGTAGCAGCTCGAATACCGAGAAATCGGTTCCAAATTCAACAGCGCTTCAATGCCCGATGTTGAATAAGGTTAATTATACTATTTGGGTGTTGTGTATCCGTGCGATTTTTAACGTTCATGGTGTGTGGGAGGCCATTGAACCCGGAACTGAAACCGATGTGAAGAAAAACAATATGGCGGTTGCCTTGTTGTTTCAATCCATACCGGAAGAACAGATCTTGCAAGTTGGTAATATGAAGACGGCAAAAGAGATGTGGGATGCACTGAAAGCGCATCATCTGGGAGCCGATCGGGTACGTGAAGCAAGACTACAGACACTCATGTCAGAATTTGAGGCGTTAAAGATGAAGGATTCTAGCACAGTTGATGAGTTTTCTAGCCAGTTAACAGGTATGTCTTCAAAAGCGGCGTCTCTCGGTTCTATAATAGAGGAACAAAGGATCGTGAAAAAGTTTCTTAGTGGTTTACCAAGGCGGTTCATCCATATGGTAGCCTCAGTTGAGCAACTTGTGGATCTAAAAACAGTCGCATTCGACAATGTTGTTGGTCGAATAAAGGCGTATGAAGAACGAATAAAAGATGAAGAATTGTTGTCGGATAATCAAGGTACTCAAACAAAACTAATGTTTAATAATTCTAATGCCTCTTCAAGTTCTAGACAGACTTCACGCGATTCGAGTAGGGGACGCGGGAAAGGCTGGAACCGTGGACGTGGTGGTGGTGGACGCGGTCGAAACCAATCCGGTCAAAATCGCGGGTCATAA